From Lonchura striata isolate bLonStr1 chromosome 38, bLonStr1.mat, whole genome shotgun sequence, one genomic window encodes:
- the LOC110481916 gene encoding uncharacterized protein LOC110481916 isoform X1, translating into MEGLRGRLIPHLSEEEEEQPGEEGTGEEAGEEEDPGDGEDPGDDEDLGDEDQGDGEDPSDEDAGEEDPDDEDAGDDEDLGDEDAGEEDPGDEDTGEEGPSDDEDPGEEDPGDGEDPGEEDPGDGEDPGDEDAGEEDPGDGEDPGDEDAGDDEDQDDEDAGEGPATAASGPEPGAPVQVRRSPADPSQRRRPRPHQRPRVPPGAPASPEPGAFVQLIDERGVYSTAKLVLGGRSGEEDEERRQGAPGQEEEEEEEEEEGPSHLEIRQVIVAEKPFQCPVCHKGFKRTWELLSHQVVHTEARPFACQVCRATFKRHSDFKSHGLVHSEERPHGCELCGKRFKRSSNLQEHRRIHSGERPFACAGCAKAFKTPYERRRHALTHLAAEEPFRCGECGKDFPAAAALLLHRRRGCREERHACGVCGKRFAYGHSLKVHERVHTGDRPFRCALCGKAFKQSNALASHERVHTGERPFACRTCGKAFKQSSYLAVHRRAHTGERPYGCEACGKAFARPSLLLQHRRVHSAARPHRCAHCHKLFKDLAYLAVHEKVHTGETPYKCGVCAKGFAHPSNLLQHQRVHRRT; encoded by the coding sequence ATggaggggctgcggggccggctGATCCCTCACCTgtccgaggaggaggaggagcagccaggTGAGGAAGGAACAGGTGAAGaagcaggtgaggaggaagaccCAGGTGATGGTGAAGACCCAGGTGATGATGAAGATCTAGGTGATGAAGACCAAGGTGATGGTGAAGACCCAAGTGATGAAGACGCAGGTGAGGAGGACCCAGATGATGAAGACGCAGGTGATGATGAAGACCTAGGTGATGAAGATGCAGGTGAGGAGGACCCAGGTGATGAAGACACAGGTGAGGAGGGCCCAAGTGATGATGAAGATCCAGGTGAGGAGGATCCAGGTGATGGTGAAGATCCAGGTGAGGAGGATCCAGGTGATGGTGAAGACCCAGGTGATGAAGACGCAGGTGAGGAGGATCCAGGTGATGGTGAAGATCCAGGTGATGAAGACGCAGGTGATGATGAAGATCAAGATGATGAAGACGCAGGTGAGGGCCCAGCCACCGCCGCCTCGGGCCCCGAGCCAGGTGCGCCCGTCCAGGTGCGCCGCTCCCCGGCCGACCCCTCCCAgcggcgccggccccgccctcACCAGCGCCCGCGGGTGCCCCCAGGTGCGCCCGCCTCACCTGAGCCGGGCGCCTTCGTGCAGCTCATCGACGAGCGCGGCGTCTACTCCACCGCCAAGCTGGTGCTGGGCGGGCGCTCAggcgaggaggacgaggaacgGCGCCAAGGCgcacctgggcaggaggaggaggaggaggaggaggaggaggagggcccGTCTCACCTGGAGATCCGCCAGGTGATCGTGGCCGAGAAGCCCTTCCAGTGCCCCGTGTGCCACAAGGGCTTCAAGCgcacctgggagctgctgagccaCCAGGTGGTGCACACGGAGGCGCGGCCCTTCGCCTGCCAGGTGTGCCGCGCCACCTTCAAGCGCCACTCGGACTTCAAGAGCCACGGGCTGGTGCACAGCGAGGAGCGGCCGCACGGCTGCGAGCTCTGCGGCAAGCGCTTCAAGCGCTCCTCCAACCTGCAGGAGCACCGCCGCATCCACAGCGGCGAGCGCCCCTTCGCCTGCGCCGGCTGCGCCAAAGCCTTCAAGACGCCCTACGAGCGGCGCCGCCACGCCCTGACCCACCTGGCGGCCGAGGAGCCCTTCAGGTGCGGCGAGTGCGGCAAGGACttcccggcggcggcggcgctgctgctgcaCCGGCGGCGCGGCTGCCGGGAGGAGCGGCACGCCTGCGGCGTCTGCGGGAAGCGCTTCGCCTACGGCCACTCGCTGAAGGTGCACGAGCGCGTGCACACGGGCGACCGCCCCTTCCGCTGCGCGCTCTGCGGCAAGGCCTTCAAGCAGAGCAACGCGCTGGCCTCGCACGAGCGCGTGCACACGGGCGAGCGGCCCTTCGCCTGCCGCACCTGCGGCAAGGCCTTCAAGCAGTCCTCCTACCTGGCCGTCCACCGGCGGGCGCACACGGGCGAGCGGCCCTACGGCTGCGAGGCGTGCGGCAAGGCGTTCGCCCGGCcctcgctgctgctgcagcaccgCCGCGTGCACAGCGCGGCGCGGCCGCACCGCTGCGCCCACTGCCACAAGCTCTTCAAGGACCTGGCCTACCTGGCCGTGCACGAGAAGGTGCACACGGGCGAGACGCCCTACAAGTGCGGCGTGTGCGCCAAGGGCTTCGCGCACCCCTCCAacctgctgcagcaccagcgCGTGCACCGACGCACCTGA
- the LOC110481916 gene encoding uncharacterized protein LOC110481916 isoform X2 has translation MEGLRGRLIPHLSEEEEEQPGEEGTGEEAGEEEDPGDGEDPGDDEDLGDEDQGDGEDPSDEDAGEEDPDDEDAGDDEDLGDEDAGEEDPGDEDTGEEGPSDDEDPGEEDPGDGEDPGDEDAGEEDPGDGEDPGDEDAGDDEDQDDEDAGEGPATAASGPEPGAPVQVRRSPADPSQRRRPRPHQRPRVPPGAPASPEPGAFVQLIDERGVYSTAKLVLGGRSGEEDEERRQGAPGQEEEEEEEEEEGPSHLEIRQVIVAEKPFQCPVCHKGFKRTWELLSHQVVHTEARPFACQVCRATFKRHSDFKSHGLVHSEERPHGCELCGKRFKRSSNLQEHRRIHSGERPFACAGCAKAFKTPYERRRHALTHLAAEEPFRCGECGKDFPAAAALLLHRRRGCREERHACGVCGKRFAYGHSLKVHERVHTGDRPFRCALCGKAFKQSNALASHERVHTGERPFACRTCGKAFKQSSYLAVHRRAHTGERPYGCEACGKAFARPSLLLQHRRVHSAARPHRCAHCHKLFKDLAYLAVHEKVHTGETPYKCGVCAKGFAHPSNLLQHQRVHRRT, from the exons ATggaggggctgcggggccggctGATCCCTCACCTgtccgaggaggaggaggagcagccaggTGAGGAAGGAACAGGTGAAGaagcaggtgaggaggaagaccCAGGTGATGGTGAAGACCCAGGTGATGATGAAGATCTAGGTGATGAAGACCAAGGTGATGGTGAAGACCCAAGTGATGAAGACGCAGGTGAGGAGGACCCAGATGATGAAGACGCAGGTGATGATGAAGACCTAGGTGATGAAGATGCAGGTGAGGAGGACCCAGGTGATGAAGACACAGGTGAGGAGGGCCCAAGTGATGATGAAGATCCAG GTGAGGAGGATCCAGGTGATGGTGAAGACCCAGGTGATGAAGACGCAGGTGAGGAGGATCCAGGTGATGGTGAAGATCCAGGTGATGAAGACGCAGGTGATGATGAAGATCAAGATGATGAAGACGCAGGTGAGGGCCCAGCCACCGCCGCCTCGGGCCCCGAGCCAGGTGCGCCCGTCCAGGTGCGCCGCTCCCCGGCCGACCCCTCCCAgcggcgccggccccgccctcACCAGCGCCCGCGGGTGCCCCCAGGTGCGCCCGCCTCACCTGAGCCGGGCGCCTTCGTGCAGCTCATCGACGAGCGCGGCGTCTACTCCACCGCCAAGCTGGTGCTGGGCGGGCGCTCAggcgaggaggacgaggaacgGCGCCAAGGCgcacctgggcaggaggaggaggaggaggaggaggaggaggagggcccGTCTCACCTGGAGATCCGCCAGGTGATCGTGGCCGAGAAGCCCTTCCAGTGCCCCGTGTGCCACAAGGGCTTCAAGCgcacctgggagctgctgagccaCCAGGTGGTGCACACGGAGGCGCGGCCCTTCGCCTGCCAGGTGTGCCGCGCCACCTTCAAGCGCCACTCGGACTTCAAGAGCCACGGGCTGGTGCACAGCGAGGAGCGGCCGCACGGCTGCGAGCTCTGCGGCAAGCGCTTCAAGCGCTCCTCCAACCTGCAGGAGCACCGCCGCATCCACAGCGGCGAGCGCCCCTTCGCCTGCGCCGGCTGCGCCAAAGCCTTCAAGACGCCCTACGAGCGGCGCCGCCACGCCCTGACCCACCTGGCGGCCGAGGAGCCCTTCAGGTGCGGCGAGTGCGGCAAGGACttcccggcggcggcggcgctgctgctgcaCCGGCGGCGCGGCTGCCGGGAGGAGCGGCACGCCTGCGGCGTCTGCGGGAAGCGCTTCGCCTACGGCCACTCGCTGAAGGTGCACGAGCGCGTGCACACGGGCGACCGCCCCTTCCGCTGCGCGCTCTGCGGCAAGGCCTTCAAGCAGAGCAACGCGCTGGCCTCGCACGAGCGCGTGCACACGGGCGAGCGGCCCTTCGCCTGCCGCACCTGCGGCAAGGCCTTCAAGCAGTCCTCCTACCTGGCCGTCCACCGGCGGGCGCACACGGGCGAGCGGCCCTACGGCTGCGAGGCGTGCGGCAAGGCGTTCGCCCGGCcctcgctgctgctgcagcaccgCCGCGTGCACAGCGCGGCGCGGCCGCACCGCTGCGCCCACTGCCACAAGCTCTTCAAGGACCTGGCCTACCTGGCCGTGCACGAGAAGGTGCACACGGGCGAGACGCCCTACAAGTGCGGCGTGTGCGCCAAGGGCTTCGCGCACCCCTCCAacctgctgcagcaccagcgCGTGCACCGACGCACCTGA
- the LOC144248126 gene encoding uncharacterized protein LOC144248126, producing the protein MAGAAPPAGAPEHPFTCRECGKSFRWSSRLAHHLRSHTGERPYRCPECPKAFKGSSALLYHLRGHTGERPHACGTCGKAFKRSSLLRAHLRVHTGLRAFRCAQCGLAFKWASHYQYHLRQHSGERPYRCPACPKAFPNSSSLRRHRRTHTGERPHACGTCGKGFAQVANLRQHLRVHTGERPYACDACGKGFTHSSNLRLHRRTHGPADGAAPCPARPRRHLPGHADAAAPEPLRRPPELTCAGREAPPAPPQRCLTCGETFEDAAGPARHPPGHERPGRAAAAAPHLSAPPPGEAAAPSPPERPYRCGECGKAFKGSSGLRYHLRDHTGERPHACGTCGKAFKRSSLLRAHLRVHTGLRAFRCAQCGLAFKWASHYQYHLRQHSGERPYRCPACPKAFPNSSSLRRHRRTHTGERPHACGTCGKGFAQAANLRQHLRVHTGERPYACGTCGKGFTHSSNLRLHRRTHSAARPFRCPACPKAFAAAAYLRRHLRTHGRAPAAPPAAGRLLGPAPGQVLVMVMLPGPAPAHLAQVGQRGWRGMLLAAGGGREGGEGAGVGGTGGTGVMGLGGTGVTGVGGTGVGGTGVTGLTGLAGVAGVGGTGVVGVTGVMGLGGTGVTGVGGTGVGGTGVTGVGVTGVGVTGLTGVTGVGVTGVAGVGGTGVASVGGTGVAGGTGVTGLTGVTGVGGTGVAGGTGVTGLGGTVVTGVGVTGGGVTGVGVTGLTGVTGGDLTGITCVPVTGVTGVTGVTGVPAGGVTGVAGLTGVTGGGVAGLTGVTGIGLTGVTGTTGVTGVTGVTGVTGGGVTGGSGGGVRGVTSVTGGGLTGLTGVTGGGLTGITGVPVTGVTGVTGGAVTGVTGGGVTGVAGGGVTGVTRLPVTGVTSGAVTGVQLQVLPVAPEVTNVQVRDQEGTGGMGVTGGTGVTGVTGLGVTGGTGGMGVTGGTGGTGLGGTGVMGLGGTGVTGVTGVGVTGVTGVTGLGGTGLQLQVLPVASEVTNLQLQVLPPPPGGTNLQLQVLAAPPEVTNLQLQVLAPPPEVTNLQLQVLAAPPEVTNLQLQVLAAPPEVTNVQLQVLPPPPEAINLQLQVLAPPPEVTSVQLQVLPPPPEVTSVQLQALPLTSGVANVQLQVLPPPSAGAGVQLQATEVTNVHLGTSELPSVHLEPTQMTDVHLETTEMTDVHLETSELPSIHLEPTQMTDVHLEPTQMTDVHVEPTEVTDVQLEASEVTDVHLETSELPSVHLEPTQMTDVHLETTEVTNVHLEPMEEVPSAHLETSEVPSDHLDALAMSGVHLEVPGAHLEPTEVHLEPP; encoded by the coding sequence ATGGCGGGCGCGGCGCCCCCCGCGGGCGCCCCCGAGCATCCCTTCACCTGCCGGGAGTGCGGCAAGTCGTTCCGCTGGTCCTCGCGCCTGGCGCATCACCTGCGCAGCCACACGGGCGAGCGGCCCTACAGGTGCCCCGAGTGCCCCAAGGCCTTCAAGGGCTCCTCCGCCCTCCTCTACCACCTGCGGGGCCACACGGGCGAGCGGCCCCACGCCTGCGGCACCTGCGGCAAGGCCTTCAAGCGCTCCTCGCTGCTGCGGGCGCACCTGCGCGTGCACACGGGGCTGCGCGCCTTCAGGTGCGCCCAGTGCGGCCTCGCCTTCAAGTGGGCGTCGCATTACCAGTACCACCTGCGGCAGCACTCGGGCGAgcggccctaccgctgccccgccTGCCCCAAGGCCTTCCCGAACTCGTCCAGCCTGCGGCGGCACCGCCGCACGCACACGGGCGAGCGCCCGCACGCCTGCGGCACCTGCGGCAAGGGCTTCGCGCAGGTGGCCAACCTGCGCCAGCACCTGCGGGTGCACACGGGCGAGCGGCCGTACGCCTGCGACgcctgcgggaagggcttcacgCACTCCTCCAACCTGCGGCTGCACCGCCGCACGCACGGCCCCGCCGATGGCGCCGCGCCctgccccgcccgcccgcgccgaCACCTGCCCGGCCACGCCGACGCCGCCGCACCTGAGCCGCTCCGGCGGCCGCCGGAGCTCACCTGCGCCGGGCGGGaggcgccgccggccccgccgcagcgCTGCCTCACCTGCGGGGAGACCTTCGAGGacgccgcggggccggcgcgaCACCCGCCCGGCCACGagcggcccggccgcgccgccgccgccgcgcctcaCCTGtccgcgccgccgccgggcgAAGCCGCGGCGCCGTCCCCGCCCGAGCGGCCGTACCGGTGCGGCGAGTGCGGCAAGGCCTTCAAGGGATCCTCGGGGCTGCGCTACCACCTGCGCGACCACACGGGCGAGCGGCCCCACGCCTGCGGCACCTGCGGCAAGGCCTTCAAGCGCTCCTCGCTGCTGCGGGCGCACCTGCGCGTGCACACCGGGCTGCGCGCCTTCAGGTGCGCCCAGTGCGGCCTCGCCTTCAAGTGGGCGTCGCATTACCAGTACCACCTGCGGCAGCACTCGGGCGAgcggccctaccgctgccccgccTGCCCCAAGGCCTTCCCGAACTCGTCCAGCCTGCGGCGGCACCGCCGCACGCACACGGGCGAGCGCCCGCACGCCTGCGGCACCTGCGGCAAGGGCTTCGCGCAGGCGGCCAACCTGCGGCAGCACCTGCGCGTGCACACGGGCGAGCGGCCGTACGCCTGCGGCacctgcgggaagggcttcacgCACTCCTCCAACCTGCGGCTGCACCGCCGCACGCACTCGGCGGCgcggcccttccgctgccccgcCTGCCCCAAGGCCTTCGCCGCCGCCGCCTACCTGCGGCGGCACCTGCGCACGCACGGCCGCGCACCTgcggccccgcccgcggccgGCCGGCTGCTGGGCCCCGCGCCCGGGCAGGTGCTGGTGATGGTGAtgctgcccggccccgccccggcgcaCCTGGCGCAGGTGGGGCAGCGCGGCTGGCGGGGGATGCTGCTCGCCgctggaggagggagggaggggggtgaGGGGGCGGGTGTGGGTGGGACGGGTGGGACAGGTGTGATGGGTCTGGGTGGGACAGGTGTGACAGGAGTAGGTGGGACAGGTGTGGGTGGGACAGGTGTGACAGGTCTTACAGGTCTGGCAGGTGTGGCAGGTGTGGGTGGGACAGGTGTGGTGGGTGTGACAGGTGTGATGGGTCTGGGTGGGACAGGTGTGACAGGAGTAGGTGGGACAGGTGTGGGTGGGACAGGTGTGACAGGAGTAGGAGTGACAGGAGTAGGAGTGACAGGGCTtacaggtgtgacaggtgtggGTGTGACAGGTGTAGCAGGTGTGGGTGGGACAGGTGTGGCGAGTGTGGGTGGGACAGGTGtggcaggtgggacaggtgtgacaggtcttacaggtgtgacaggtgtggGTGGGACAGGTGTGGCGGGTGGGACAGGTGTGACGGGTCTGGGTGGGACAGTTGTGACGGGTGTGGGTGTGACAGGTGGAGGTGTGACAGGAGTAGGAGTGACAGGGCTTACAGGTGTGACAGGTGGAGATCTCACAGGTATCACCTGTGTACCTGTCACAGGTGTGACAGGGGTTACGGGTGTGACAGGTGTGCCAGCTGGAGGTGTGACAGGTGTGGCAGGGCTTACAGGTGTGACAGGTGGAGGTGTGGCAGGGCTTACAGGTGTGACAGGTATAGGCCTCACAGGTGTCACAGGTACAACGGGTGTGACAGGTGTGACTGGGGTTACAGGTGTGACAGGTGGAGGTGTGACAGGTGGAAGTGGTGGAGGTGTCAGAGGTGTCACAAGTGTCACAGGTGGAGGTTTGACAGGGCTTACAGGTGTGACAGGTGGAGGTCTCACAGGTATCACAGGTGTACCTGTcacaggtgtgacaggtgtCACAGGTGGAGCTGTCACAGGTGTGACAGGTGGAGGTGTGACAGGTGTGGCAGGTGGAGGTGTGACAGGTGTCACACGTCTACCTGTCACAGGTGTCACAAGTGGAGCTGTCACAGGTGTCCAGCTCCAGGTACTACCAGTGGCCCCAGAGGTCACCAATGTCCAGGTGCGGGaccaggaggggacaggtgGGATGGGTGTGACTGGTGGGACAGGTGTCACAGGTGTGACAGGTTTAGGTGtcacaggtgggacaggtgggatgGGTGTGACcggtgggacaggtgggacaggtttAGGTGGGACAGGTGTGATGGGTTTAGGTGGGACTGGTGTCACAGGTGTCACAGGTGTAGGTGTCACAGGTGTCACAGGTGTCACAGGTTTaggtgggacagggctgcagctccaggtgctcccCGTGGCCTCGGAGGTGACCAAcctccagctccaggtgctgccaCCACCCCCAGGTGGCACCAAcctccagctccaggtgctggcAGCACCACCTGAGGTCACCAACCTCCAGCTCCAGGTGTTGGCACCTCCACCTGAGGTCACCAACCTCCAGCTCCAGGTGTTGGCAGCACCACCTGAGGTCACCAACCTCCAGCTCCAGGTGTTGGCAGCACCACCTGAGGTCACCAATGTCCAGCTCCAGGTGTTGCCACCTCCACCTGAGGCCATCAACCTCCAGCTCCAGGTGTTGGCACCTCCACCTGAGGTCACCAGTGTCCAGCTCCAGGTGTTGCCACCTCCACCTGAGGTCACCAGTGTCCAGCTCCAGGCCCTGCCGCTGACCTCAGGTGTCGCCAACGTCCAGCTCCAGGTGTTGCCACCACCTTCAGCTGGTGCAGGTGTCCAGCTCCAGGCCACCGAGGTGACCAACGTCCACCTGGGGACCTCAGAGCTGCCCAGTGTCCACCTGGAACCCACCCAGATGACCGACGTCCACCTGGAGACCACTGAGATGACCGATGTCCACCTGGAGACCTCAGAACTGCCCAGCATCCACCTGGAACCCACCCAGATGACCGACGTCCACCTGGAACCCACCCAGATGACCGATGTCCACGTGGAGCCCACTGAGGTGACCGACGTCCAGCTGGAAGCCTCAGAGGTCACTGATGTCCACCTGGAGACCTCAGAACTGCCCAGTGTCCACCTGGAACCCACCCAGATGACCGACGTCCACCTGGAGACCACTGAGGTGACCAATGTCCACctggagcccatggaggagGTGCCCAGTGCCCACCTGGAGACCTCCGAGGTGCCCTCAGACCACCTGGACGCCTTGGCCATGAGCGGTGTCCACCTGGAGGTGCCCGGAGCCCACCTGGAACCCACCGAGGTGCACCTGGAACCCCCCTAG